From Candidatus Eremiobacterota bacterium, one genomic window encodes:
- a CDS encoding radical SAM protein, whose product MAHHKTSGKVLLCSMPFSASSHGLGARYEHQGLCSLSAHLRHRSFSAEIIDCNFTGCSAGEAIEAIAQGNPLIAGFSVFSTNYRETVKGAAILREKGFGGHITLGGHFPTFSYEQVLRDNPAIDSVITGEGEKPLVELAEALREGRVWGAIRGIASRRGDSVAWNGPAPLEDPLDFPFPLDRSAYLPRLKGQNFATVISSRGCTGLCTFCSVKSFYSLCRGKKWRSRSALDVVGELEYLNREHGISSFAFFDDNFIGPGREGRKRASDIASLIISRDLELVFSLECRPDSVDADLFKALREAGLVKVSLGVESFVPRQQALYGKKHDGAATARSIEVLKSLGVHLAIYLIPFDPFVTSPELAMNLTEASHVGAEHFPSFSRFLQVFPGIPLYRSLESHILPSDRLLLRTPYNEYWLGYHFKAPFIDAILSAFLRCEETASFMLGRYAKIHDDSETFLKYREIRRYMLTKFLEVARKGEESQGSITSMAHGLEIETAGILGL is encoded by the coding sequence ATGGCACATCATAAGACTTCAGGAAAAGTGCTCCTCTGCTCCATGCCCTTTTCAGCCTCCTCACATGGCTTAGGCGCCCGCTATGAGCACCAGGGCCTCTGCAGCCTCTCGGCCCATCTCCGCCACCGGAGTTTTTCCGCAGAGATAATTGACTGCAATTTTACCGGGTGCAGCGCCGGTGAAGCCATTGAGGCAATAGCACAGGGTAATCCTCTTATTGCAGGCTTTTCAGTATTCTCCACCAATTACAGGGAGACGGTGAAAGGGGCGGCAATCTTGAGAGAAAAAGGCTTCGGCGGCCACATCACCTTGGGAGGCCATTTCCCCACCTTCAGTTATGAGCAGGTCCTGCGGGATAACCCTGCAATAGACTCGGTAATCACCGGAGAAGGCGAGAAACCGCTTGTTGAGCTTGCAGAAGCCCTCCGGGAAGGCAGGGTCTGGGGTGCCATAAGGGGTATCGCATCAAGGCGGGGAGATTCAGTGGCATGGAACGGGCCTGCCCCCCTGGAAGACCCCCTCGATTTTCCCTTTCCCCTCGACCGCTCGGCCTATCTCCCCCGCCTCAAGGGGCAGAACTTCGCCACGGTCATTTCAAGCAGGGGCTGCACAGGCCTGTGTACCTTCTGCAGCGTGAAAAGCTTTTATTCCCTCTGCAGAGGAAAGAAATGGAGGAGCCGCTCGGCCCTTGATGTCGTCGGGGAGCTTGAATACCTCAACAGGGAGCATGGGATATCGAGCTTCGCCTTTTTTGATGACAATTTCATCGGCCCAGGCAGGGAAGGGAGAAAAAGAGCATCAGACATAGCATCCCTGATAATCTCGAGAGACCTTGAGCTTGTCTTTTCTCTGGAGTGCAGGCCCGACTCGGTAGATGCCGATCTTTTCAAAGCCCTCAGGGAGGCGGGACTGGTCAAAGTGAGCCTGGGCGTGGAATCATTCGTGCCCAGGCAGCAGGCTCTTTACGGGAAAAAGCATGATGGCGCCGCCACCGCCCGTTCCATTGAAGTGCTCAAGAGCCTGGGAGTGCACCTTGCCATCTATCTCATCCCCTTCGATCCTTTTGTGACCTCCCCGGAGCTTGCAATGAACCTTACCGAGGCTTCCCATGTCGGTGCCGAGCATTTTCCTTCCTTCTCAAGGTTTCTCCAGGTCTTTCCCGGGATTCCCCTTTACAGGAGCCTTGAGTCCCATATACTTCCCTCAGACCGTCTTCTGCTCAGGACACCCTATAATGAATACTGGCTTGGGTATCACTTCAAGGCACCTTTCATCGACGCCATCCTTTCAGCGTTTCTAAGATGCGAGGAGACCGCCTCCTTTATGCTTGGCCGCTATGCAAAAATCCACGATGACAGCGAAACCTTCCTTAAGTACAGGGAGATCAGGAGGTATATGCTGACGAAGTTCCTGGAGGTTGCGAGGAAAGGTGAGGAATCACAGGGCTCCATCACTTCGATGGCCCACGGCCTGGAAATTGAGACTGCAGGCATTCTCGGCCTGTGA
- a CDS encoding MFS transporter, translating to MKRLQNEGGALAWWHDATPYQRLVLSVALLGWVFDSMNATIYTIVQTPALAELLGPTATKGEIGIYGGIIFSVFIIGWALGGIFFGIMADYFGRAKVMIITILIYAAFTGLAAISRTWWELGIYRFICGLGIGGEWAAGATLVAEAWPDKDRARAASVMQSAWAIGYFLAAFINFSIGVQSWRIIFLVGMTPALVALFIRLRVEEPECWEDVKEKRVEAQERGSPGSSLSHLKRFTFLQLFEPWIRRDTIVGTLLAMVAAFGLWGATNWTPSIIRDTLAPLSLSDYKVNDLVSIGVMSLNVGAFIGYLAFAPMADRLGRKGAFFIMLLGSALMLPFTFLASRNITFIILMLPLLGFFNNGIFSGFPIYFPELFPTYMRTTGSGFCFNAGRVLSAAGPFLTGYLIAMTGSYAKAASAIAFIYVLGLFALIFARETRGTTLQGAVSPVPHALGRTAQ from the coding sequence ATGAAGAGGCTGCAGAATGAAGGCGGGGCCCTGGCATGGTGGCACGATGCCACTCCCTACCAGAGGCTTGTCCTCAGCGTAGCGCTCCTGGGGTGGGTTTTTGACTCCATGAATGCCACAATATATACCATTGTGCAGACACCAGCCCTTGCCGAGCTTCTCGGTCCCACGGCCACCAAGGGCGAGATAGGAATTTACGGCGGTATAATTTTTTCGGTCTTCATCATCGGGTGGGCCCTGGGGGGAATTTTTTTCGGGATCATGGCCGATTACTTCGGGAGAGCGAAGGTCATGATCATCACTATCCTCATATATGCCGCTTTTACGGGCCTTGCAGCCATCTCACGGACATGGTGGGAGCTTGGAATATACCGTTTTATCTGCGGGCTCGGGATCGGCGGTGAGTGGGCTGCCGGCGCCACCCTCGTGGCCGAGGCCTGGCCTGACAAGGACAGGGCCAGGGCTGCCTCGGTCATGCAGTCGGCATGGGCTATCGGGTATTTTCTCGCTGCCTTCATCAACTTCAGTATCGGCGTGCAGAGCTGGAGAATAATCTTTCTCGTGGGTATGACGCCGGCCCTGGTGGCCCTCTTCATAAGGCTCAGGGTGGAAGAGCCCGAGTGCTGGGAGGATGTGAAGGAGAAAAGGGTAGAAGCCCAGGAAAGAGGGTCCCCCGGAAGCAGCCTCTCGCACCTGAAGCGTTTTACCTTCCTGCAGCTTTTCGAGCCATGGATCCGCCGCGACACCATTGTAGGCACCCTTCTTGCCATGGTGGCGGCCTTCGGCCTCTGGGGAGCGACGAACTGGACTCCCTCCATCATCAGGGACACCTTGGCGCCCCTCTCGCTCTCTGATTACAAAGTGAACGATCTTGTGAGCATCGGGGTGATGAGCCTCAATGTGGGAGCCTTTATCGGCTACCTTGCCTTTGCCCCCATGGCGGACCGCCTGGGAAGAAAGGGAGCCTTCTTCATCATGCTGCTGGGAAGCGCCCTCATGCTTCCCTTCACTTTCCTGGCAAGCAGAAACATCACCTTCATCATACTGATGCTGCCCCTGCTGGGCTTCTTCAACAACGGCATTTTCAGCGGCTTTCCCATCTACTTCCCCGAGCTTTTTCCGACCTACATGAGAACGACGGGGTCCGGTTTCTGCTTCAATGCCGGCCGTGTGCTCTCGGCAGCAGGTCCCTTTCTCACCGGTTACCTGATCGCCATGACAGGCTCATACGCCAAGGCGGCGAGCGCTATTGCATTTATCTATGTGCTGGGACTTTTCGCGCTCATTTTTGCCAGGGAGACAAGGGGTACGACCCTTCAGGGTGCAGTCAGCCCCGTCCCGCATGCCCTGGGAAGAACAGCGCAGTGA